The following are encoded together in the Gemmobacter sp. genome:
- a CDS encoding CoA transferase — protein sequence MSKGILDGLIVIDMSEVYQGPLAAQILGDFGADVIKVERAGSGEVLRLSDPASRAKAMMSSHFAAANRNKRSIALDAKSDSDNALLQALLDRADVLIHNFRPGVAERLGIGYEALHKRNPRLIYGWASGYGDTGPLATAGGQDLIIQSLSGMARESAPEGGLPSFVNPPAIDYASGQTLVQGILLALLAREKTGLGQRVAVNLLDTAVAIQSLEAATTMMHGVTTKWFDLAPNFVFETSDGYLTVLGFFRPNPLQSLCKAMGVADASTAPRLDTPDGQLAHRAEIHALLAPSFRALPTAEALARVTAEDLLCQPTQSLAEALAHPQIAASGLLIEAPLPDGQTARLVGNPLKLSDTPATLRKGPPALDADRAAITAWLGQ from the coding sequence ATGAGCAAGGGCATTCTCGACGGGCTGATCGTCATCGACATGAGCGAGGTCTACCAGGGCCCGCTGGCGGCGCAGATCCTGGGCGATTTCGGCGCCGATGTGATCAAGGTCGAACGCGCGGGCAGCGGCGAGGTGCTGCGCCTTTCCGACCCCGCGTCGCGTGCCAAGGCGATGATGAGCAGCCATTTCGCCGCCGCCAACCGCAACAAGCGCTCCATCGCGCTGGATGCGAAATCGGACAGCGACAACGCGCTGTTGCAGGCGCTTCTGGACCGCGCCGACGTGCTGATCCACAACTTCCGCCCCGGCGTGGCCGAACGGCTGGGCATCGGCTACGAGGCACTGCACAAGCGCAATCCGCGGCTGATCTATGGCTGGGCCTCGGGCTATGGCGACACGGGGCCGCTGGCCACGGCGGGCGGGCAGGATCTGATTATCCAGTCGCTTTCCGGCATGGCCCGGGAAAGCGCGCCCGAGGGTGGTCTGCCCAGCTTCGTGAACCCTCCGGCGATTGATTACGCCTCGGGGCAGACCCTGGTGCAGGGGATCCTGCTGGCGCTGCTGGCGCGGGAAAAGACCGGGCTCGGGCAGCGCGTGGCGGTGAACCTGCTGGACACGGCGGTGGCGATCCAGAGCCTGGAGGCGGCGACGACGATGATGCACGGCGTGACCACGAAATGGTTCGACCTCGCGCCGAATTTCGTCTTTGAAACCTCGGACGGCTATCTGACGGTTCTGGGCTTCTTCCGTCCCAACCCCTTGCAATCCTTGTGCAAGGCGATGGGTGTGGCGGATGCCAGCACGGCGCCGCGCCTCGACACGCCCGATGGCCAGCTTGCCCACCGGGCCGAGATCCACGCGCTGCTCGCGCCGTCGTTCCGCGCTCTGCCGACGGCCGAGGCGCTGGCACGGGTCACCGCCGAGGACCTGCTGTGCCAGCCGACGCAAAGCCTGGCCGAAGCGCTGGCCCATCCGCAGATCGCCGCCAGCGGCCTCCTGATCGAGGCGCCTCTGCCCGACGGCCAGACGGCGCGCCTCGTGGGCAACCCGCTGAAACTGTCCGACACCCCCGCCACGCTCAGGAAAGGCCCGCCCGCGCTCGACGCCGACAGGGCAGCGATCACCGCCTGGCTGGGCCAGTAA
- a CDS encoding acyl-CoA dehydrogenase family protein: MNDMTQSWDTYEAFRETVRRIARDKIEPLAAALDKKGGPPDAQFAIFVENDLVGLGLPEEYGGSGADLMAQVIAVEEMARVCSVSGLTMSMAWGTLHPLVNHGSEALKREVIPDCASGRQRTAWCITEPQGGSDMAAMTTRAVEDGAHWVLNGTKRFITNAGWAHWYLVVARLDEDYAIFMVHADDPGISFGAPEDKMGLRGSPTADVIFDNCRIPLGRLVGDRTGGLSRMGRSLTQSRPVIAGQALGVAQGALDQAVAYVKQRKSQGQALARYQLIQERIGDMAIRVESARALLYRAVEFALRGDAGARHLASMAKAACSDAAMSVAVDAVQLHGGYGYLRDYPVERMMRDAKITQIYEGTNEIQRLITAKHLLTA, encoded by the coding sequence ATGAACGACATGACCCAGAGCTGGGACACTTACGAGGCCTTCCGCGAGACGGTCCGCCGCATCGCCCGCGACAAGATCGAACCGCTGGCCGCCGCGCTCGACAAGAAGGGCGGACCCCCGGACGCGCAATTCGCGATCTTCGTCGAGAACGATCTGGTCGGCCTCGGCCTGCCCGAGGAATACGGCGGCAGCGGTGCCGATCTCATGGCGCAGGTCATCGCGGTCGAGGAAATGGCGCGCGTCTGCTCGGTCTCGGGGCTGACGATGAGCATGGCCTGGGGCACGCTGCACCCGCTGGTCAATCACGGGTCCGAGGCCCTGAAGCGTGAGGTGATCCCGGATTGCGCCTCGGGCCGCCAGCGCACCGCGTGGTGCATCACCGAACCGCAGGGCGGCAGCGACATGGCCGCCATGACCACCCGCGCGGTCGAGGACGGCGCGCATTGGGTGCTGAACGGCACCAAGCGCTTCATCACCAACGCCGGCTGGGCGCATTGGTATCTGGTTGTGGCGCGGCTGGATGAAGATTACGCGATCTTCATGGTCCATGCCGACGATCCCGGCATCAGTTTCGGCGCGCCCGAGGACAAGATGGGCCTGCGCGGCTCGCCCACCGCCGATGTGATCTTCGACAATTGCCGCATTCCGCTGGGCCGGCTGGTCGGGGACCGCACGGGGGGCCTGTCGCGGATGGGCCGCTCGCTGACGCAATCGCGGCCAGTGATCGCCGGGCAGGCTTTGGGCGTGGCGCAGGGCGCGCTCGATCAGGCGGTGGCCTATGTGAAGCAACGCAAATCGCAGGGGCAGGCGCTGGCGCGCTATCAGCTCATTCAGGAGCGGATCGGCGACATGGCGATCCGGGTGGAATCGGCGCGCGCTCTCCTTTACCGCGCGGTCGAATTCGCGCTGCGGGGCGATGCCGGCGCGCGACACCTCGCCTCGATGGCCAAGGCGGCCTGTTCGGATGCGGCGATGTCGGTGGCGGTGGATGCGGTGCAATTGCATGGCGGATACGGCTATCTGCGCGATTACCCGGTCGAGCGGATGATGCGCGATGCCAAGATCACCCAGATCTACGAGGGCACCAACGAAATCCAGCGGCTGATCACCGCCAAACACCTATTGACGGCGTGA
- a CDS encoding CaiB/BaiF CoA-transferase family protein, with protein sequence MMANPRPLAGLRVIDLSRLAPGPYATMLLADMGAEVITVGAGSDAGVAPVLARGKTLIRLDLKSPEGQAALHRLVETADVLVEGFRPGVAARIGAGPEAMTALNPRLVYCSLTGYGQEGPRAQEAGHDINYLAAVGVLGAMGPADQPPAVPLNLIADFGGGSLFAVIGILAALQERSRTGRGRRIDAAMVDGCLSMMGMHSEMWGTDFMPSRGRGLLDGGAPFYRCYACAGGGFMAVGALEPHFFVNLWKTLGFADPVPAYMDPDLWPELEARFTEAFATRSRAEWTALFEGAEACVSPVLSPGEVRQDPQIAQRLATTAGTVPLAPRFADDDQPFPQADMADRTEAVLTAAGLGPDTIATVLRTNAAAKTRSLEWPPRRPPRAQPDIERRQG encoded by the coding sequence ATGATGGCCAATCCCCGTCCCCTGGCCGGACTGCGCGTGATCGACCTGTCGCGCCTCGCCCCCGGCCCCTATGCGACGATGCTTCTCGCCGATATGGGCGCCGAGGTTATCACCGTCGGCGCCGGCTCCGACGCCGGGGTCGCGCCGGTGCTGGCGCGCGGCAAGACCCTGATCCGGCTCGACCTGAAATCGCCCGAGGGGCAGGCGGCCCTGCACCGGCTGGTGGAAACCGCCGATGTGCTGGTCGAAGGTTTTCGCCCCGGTGTCGCGGCGCGCATCGGTGCGGGGCCCGAGGCGATGACGGCGCTGAACCCGCGCCTCGTCTATTGCTCGCTGACCGGTTACGGGCAGGAGGGGCCGCGCGCGCAGGAGGCCGGGCACGACATCAACTATCTGGCGGCTGTGGGTGTGCTGGGGGCGATGGGTCCGGCGGATCAGCCGCCCGCGGTGCCCCTGAACCTGATCGCCGATTTCGGCGGTGGCAGCCTGTTCGCGGTAATCGGCATCCTTGCCGCCCTGCAGGAACGCAGCCGCACCGGCAGGGGCCGCCGGATCGACGCCGCCATGGTCGATGGCTGCCTGTCGATGATGGGCATGCACAGCGAGATGTGGGGGACCGATTTCATGCCGTCGCGCGGCCGGGGCCTCTTGGATGGCGGCGCGCCCTTTTACCGCTGCTATGCCTGCGCCGGTGGCGGGTTCATGGCCGTGGGCGCGCTGGAGCCGCATTTCTTCGTCAATCTTTGGAAGACGCTGGGGTTTGCCGACCCTGTCCCCGCTTACATGGATCCCGACCTCTGGCCCGAGTTGGAAGCGCGCTTTACCGAGGCCTTCGCCACTCGCAGCCGCGCCGAGTGGACCGCGCTGTTCGAAGGTGCCGAGGCCTGCGTGAGCCCGGTCCTCAGCCCCGGCGAGGTGCGGCAGGATCCGCAGATCGCGCAACGCCTTGCGACGACCGCAGGGACTGTGCCGCTCGCGCCCCGGTTCGCGGACGACGACCAGCCCTTCCCGCAGGCCGACATGGCCGACCGGACCGAGGCGGTGCTGACCGCCGCCGGTCTCGGCCCCGACACGATCGCCACTGTGCTGCGCACGAACGCCGCCGCAAAGACCCGCAGCCTGGAATGGCCACCGCGCCGCCCACCCAGGGCGCAACCCGACATCGAGAGGAGGCAAGGATGA
- a CDS encoding ABC transporter substrate-binding protein, with amino-acid sequence MKPTIGTLLRRAGAVLALSLAAAPALAQDGPLRLGLLLSLSGPAAPFGVPERDAIQALAAATNAQGGINGRPIELVIYDDATNPTEAVRGMRQLALQERVLAVVGSTIGSGTLAAAPIAAQAGVPVLAPNGTDAVISTDNAFFPWVFRTLPSDSLIGEALLNRALAGDVQRVALFYQEDAYGVGMHERLADEAEERGIEIVASVSAPLTATDVAPQATRIRNADPDVVLIQASAPALGAAFVRAARETGLEAPLWAAGALAQQSFINAAGEAGNGVNLVMIANWSDPTPALAEFAALLNEAGTPPQGFGEILAANAYHAFTAALSSIDGEVTPATLREALERTCDIESYGEGFTCYSADNHEGWTSEAMVSAVVRDGAFRQP; translated from the coding sequence ATGAAACCGACGATTGGTACCCTGCTTCGGCGGGCCGGCGCCGTATTGGCCTTGAGCCTTGCAGCCGCGCCCGCGCTGGCCCAGGACGGGCCCTTGCGCCTTGGCTTGCTGCTCAGCCTCAGCGGGCCTGCCGCACCTTTCGGCGTTCCCGAACGCGACGCGATCCAGGCGCTGGCCGCCGCCACCAATGCCCAGGGTGGCATCAACGGCCGCCCCATCGAGCTGGTGATCTATGACGACGCGACGAACCCGACCGAAGCCGTGCGCGGCATGCGGCAACTGGCGCTGCAAGAGCGTGTGCTGGCAGTCGTCGGCTCAACCATCGGCAGCGGAACGCTGGCGGCGGCACCCATCGCCGCGCAGGCCGGTGTGCCGGTGCTGGCACCCAATGGCACCGATGCCGTCATATCCACCGACAACGCCTTTTTCCCCTGGGTCTTCCGCACTTTGCCCAGCGATTCCCTGATTGGCGAGGCCTTGCTGAACCGGGCGTTGGCGGGAGATGTGCAGCGCGTCGCGCTCTTCTATCAGGAAGACGCCTATGGGGTCGGGATGCATGAACGGCTCGCGGATGAAGCCGAAGAACGCGGGATCGAAATCGTCGCCTCGGTCTCGGCACCGCTAACGGCCACGGATGTCGCCCCACAGGCCACCCGGATCCGCAACGCCGATCCCGATGTGGTGCTGATTCAGGCCTCGGCCCCGGCGCTGGGGGCGGCCTTTGTGCGCGCAGCGCGCGAGACCGGGCTGGAAGCGCCGCTCTGGGCCGCCGGCGCGCTGGCGCAGCAGAGCTTCATCAACGCTGCGGGCGAAGCAGGGAACGGCGTGAATCTGGTGATGATCGCCAATTGGAGCGATCCGACGCCCGCGCTGGCCGAATTCGCAGCGCTGCTCAACGAGGCAGGCACCCCGCCCCAGGGCTTCGGCGAGATCCTGGCGGCGAATGCCTATCACGCCTTCACCGCCGCGCTGTCCTCGATCGACGGCGAGGTGACGCCGGCGACCCTGCGCGAGGCGCTGGAGCGGACCTGCGACATCGAATCCTATGGCGAAGGCTTCACCTGCTACTCGGCCGATAACCACGAGGGCTGGACCAGTGAAGCGATGGTCTCGGCCGTGGTCCGCGACGGCGCCTTCCGCCAACCCTGA
- a CDS encoding ATP-binding cassette domain-containing protein, giving the protein MRLEAIDASVRFGGIQALSDVSVSVGPGEITAVVGANGSGKSTLFNAITGFVTLEKGEIRLGGQSLNRLSAHRRVHRGLSRTFQTPRIDPEQSVLEAVMAGGAGTSRSRLWDACLATPRGLRDARDIEAHAWQVLHDLGLAELAHQQMGEMPMGTVRLIDVGRAIMGKPAFLLLDEPAAGLSHAEQEVLKAKIRHLAEQGVGVLLVEHNFRFVTDLADTMTVLQNGKVLDQGRPVEVAERPDFIRLYLGSTGTDRPAAAPKPTRAAGAPLMTCRGLTASHGRIKVCFDVDLEVPKHGVVALLGANGAGKSSLMGAIAGLVKSGGSILLDGQEVHGLPAHRRVEKGICFVPEIRGNIFPTLRVDENLEISQRRLSGDDLGTLKTELEELFPRLHERLDSEARMLSGGEQQMLALAMALAQKPRVLLLDEPTQGLAPAVYDTLEHVIARIAGQGIGVLLAEQNAAFAARLADHVVVLAEGHVSLRADPGLLADRERLMRAYTGADTEEAA; this is encoded by the coding sequence CCATCGACGCCTCGGTCCGTTTCGGCGGCATTCAGGCTTTGTCCGACGTCTCGGTTTCCGTGGGGCCGGGTGAGATCACGGCAGTGGTCGGCGCCAACGGGTCCGGCAAATCGACCCTGTTCAACGCCATCACCGGTTTCGTCACGCTGGAAAAGGGCGAGATCCGGCTGGGCGGCCAGTCGCTGAACCGCCTGTCGGCGCATCGCCGGGTGCACCGGGGCCTGAGCCGCACCTTCCAGACCCCCCGCATCGACCCCGAGCAGAGCGTTCTGGAGGCGGTGATGGCCGGCGGGGCGGGCACCAGCCGCTCGCGCCTGTGGGATGCCTGCCTTGCCACGCCGCGGGGCTTGCGCGATGCGCGCGACATCGAGGCCCATGCCTGGCAGGTGCTGCACGATCTGGGTCTGGCGGAGCTGGCGCATCAGCAGATGGGCGAGATGCCGATGGGCACCGTCCGGCTGATCGACGTGGGCCGCGCGATCATGGGCAAGCCCGCGTTCCTGCTGCTGGACGAGCCTGCCGCCGGCCTGTCGCATGCCGAGCAGGAGGTGCTGAAAGCCAAGATCCGGCATCTGGCGGAACAGGGCGTCGGCGTGCTGCTGGTCGAGCATAATTTCCGCTTTGTCACCGATCTGGCCGATACGATGACGGTCTTGCAGAACGGCAAGGTGCTGGATCAGGGTCGCCCGGTCGAGGTTGCGGAGCGCCCTGACTTCATTCGCCTCTATCTGGGTTCGACCGGCACCGACCGGCCCGCCGCCGCGCCGAAACCCACCCGGGCGGCGGGCGCGCCCCTGATGACCTGCCGCGGGCTGACCGCCAGCCATGGCCGGATCAAGGTCTGTTTCGACGTCGATCTGGAGGTGCCGAAACATGGCGTCGTCGCCCTGCTGGGGGCCAATGGCGCGGGCAAGAGCAGCCTGATGGGGGCGATTGCCGGGCTGGTGAAATCGGGCGGCTCGATCCTGCTGGACGGTCAGGAAGTGCACGGGCTGCCGGCGCATCGGCGGGTGGAAAAGGGCATCTGCTTCGTGCCCGAGATCCGCGGCAACATCTTCCCGACGCTCAGGGTCGACGAGAATCTGGAAATCTCGCAGCGCCGGCTTTCGGGCGATGACCTTGGCACGCTGAAGACCGAGCTGGAGGAACTGTTCCCGCGCCTGCACGAGCGTCTCGACAGCGAGGCGCGGATGCTCAGCGGGGGCGAGCAGCAGATGCTGGCGCTGGCCATGGCGCTGGCGCAGAAGCCGCGCGTCCTGCTGCTGGACGAGCCGACGCAGGGCCTCGCTCCGGCGGTCTACGACACGCTTGAACACGTCATCGCCCGCATCGCCGGGCAGGGCATCGGCGTGCTGCTGGCCGAACAGAACGCCGCCTTTGCCGCCCGCCTCGCCGACCATGTCGTGGTGCTGGCCGAGGGGCATGTGAGCCTGCGCGCGGACCCCGGCCTGCTGGCCGACCGCGAGCGTCTGATGCGCGCCTATACCGGCGCCGATACCGAGGAGGCCGCATGA